The following is a genomic window from Pseudomonas promysalinigenes.
GCGCCGACGATACCGGCGCAGTTGACCAGCCCATGCAAGGTGCCAAAGGCACCTAGCGCAGCGTCGATCGCTGCCTGGGCCGCGTGTTCATCACTGATGTCTGCAACAGCGAAGCGGGCATTGTCACCCAGCTCGCGCGCCTTGGCCTCGACAGCCTGGGCATTGAGATCGACCAGCATGACCTTGGCGCCTGCATCGATGAGCATCCGCGCAGTCGCAGCACCCAACCCGGAGGCCGCGCCGCTGACAATGAAGTGTTTATTGGCAATGTGCATGATAGGTTTCCTTTCAGGCGCTGGCAGGGGTGGCCTGTTGCGCAATGTTTTTGGCGACTTCCTGGTTACGCAGGATGAAGCGTTGCAGCTTGCCGCTCGGGGTTTTGGGCAGCTCACTGACGAATTCGATTTCTCGCGGGTACGCGTGGGCGTACAGGCGCTGGCGCACATGCTGGCGCAGGGTTTCCTCAAGCCCGAGGCTGGGCTCATAGCCGCTGGCCAATATCACGAAGGCCTTGATCAACTCGGTACGTTCCGGGTCGGGCTTGCCGATCACGGCCGCCTCGATCACCGCCGGGTGCTCGATCAACGCGCTTTCAACGTCGAATGGGCCAACCCGGTAACCGGAGGTGGTGATCACATCATCACTGCGGCCAACGAAGCTGATACTGCCGTCCGGGTTCAGCTCTACGGTGTCACCGCTCAGGTAGTACTTGCCTTTGAATGCCTTGGTCGGCAGGCCGTGATACCCGCCAAACCAGCACAGCGGTGACTGTTCGCGATCAACCGCCAGGATGCCGGGCTGACCGGCCGGTAGCTCGCAGCCCTGCTCGTCGAGTACCACAATGCGATGGCCAGGAATGGCGAAGCCGGCCGACCCCAAGTGCACCGGGTGCTGTAGGCCGTGATGATTACAAAGCACCATCCCCAGTTCGGTTTGGCCGTAATGGTCGTGAATGGTCACGCCCAGTTCGTCGCGGAACCAGCGGATGACTTCTGGATTGAGCGGCTCGCCAGCGCTGCTGACCACCCGCAAGCGGCCCTTGATAGGTGCCGAGAATGCACTGCCAGCGGCGATAAGCAGGCGGTACGCCGTGGGCGAGCCGGCCAGATTGGTGATGTTCAGTTTGTCGATGACGCGCGCACAGCTCTCGACGCTGAACGGGCCATCGTAGAAGGTAGTGGCGTGCCCCAGCGACAAGGGCCCGGTTACCGCGTAGTACAAGCCATAGGCCCAGCCCGGATCGG
Proteins encoded in this region:
- a CDS encoding acyl-CoA synthetase — translated: MRDYAEAIRGFDLGQSASSALHGNFDSLNACVECCDRHAGQGALALIHEDRDGNTTRYTFDQLKTQAARFATVLKAQGVGPGDRVAGLMPRTAELLVTILATWRLGAVYQPLFTAFGPKAIEHRLQQSGARVVVTDQANRAKLDDVDQCPTIITVKARSAELDFHQCLEAASEQCEPVMRSGDDPFLLMFTSGTTGPAKPLAVPLRAIVAFQGYMRDAVELLPDDNFWNLADPGWAYGLYYAVTGPLSLGHATTFYDGPFSVESCARVIDKLNITNLAGSPTAYRLLIAAGSAFSAPIKGRLRVVSSAGEPLNPEVIRWFRDELGVTIHDHYGQTELGMVLCNHHGLQHPVHLGSAGFAIPGHRIVVLDEQGCELPAGQPGILAVDREQSPLCWFGGYHGLPTKAFKGKYYLSGDTVELNPDGSISFVGRSDDVITTSGYRVGPFDVESALIEHPAVIEAAVIGKPDPERTELIKAFVILASGYEPSLGLEETLRQHVRQRLYAHAYPREIEFVSELPKTPSGKLQRFILRNQEVAKNIAQQATPASA